A stretch of the Hevea brasiliensis isolate MT/VB/25A 57/8 unplaced genomic scaffold, ASM3005281v1 Scaf171, whole genome shotgun sequence genome encodes the following:
- the LOC110644182 gene encoding probable E3 ubiquitin-protein ligase ZFP1, which translates to MGQRNMLCASQIDLEMDRQGQGYLHPEPCILLGGITNFPQPDIQTVVTASGGTTNVDGHHLPERYDNAIFYGMPQYHGVQHHHQHHVPNLDLGAAAAAASNFYVPYMTPSAGIPLSHQSCDHLPSSTNYGVIGVSADEYGTNNNFMDSARGSYKRKNAEGNSGNFQYFNASASSSSSFTPLNTRHPDGFLLMDAASFAPPQYRGNSAPSIRELGSHRSVRNRLGATGLDPVLAHNQNHFIQGNYMSQPFQPSGSLWLDQQLSNNSSDTGASAWTQNPAITYMHGNNVSGVETGSMGPQHYHDLSGNRTNSSFLHPSPANLRHHNFHHLSPPVQGMRGHNLNVLPQVPAASFRGPTSYASQSNVNPSQDGMDIGVRHPGSVQPTSLRIYRPHREGVLSDTAIRHRNVPHLRVLPTDGVAVLEFPDYYEVENYVDHHSDMRLDIEDMSYEELLALGERIGNVNTGLSEETIRSKLKTRKCLSSPMSINLEEAACADQESDACIICQDDYKHQEKIGTLDCGHEYHADCLKKWLRVKNVCPICKSEALTAERKDV; encoded by the exons ATGGGACAGAGGAACATGCTATGCGCTAGTCAGATTGATCTAGAAATGGATAGGCAAGGCCAGGGATATCTACATCCTGAGCCTTGCATTCTCTTGGGGGGCATAACCAACTTCCCACAGCCTGATATTCAGACAGTGGTTACAGCTTCAGGGGGTACAACTAATGTTGATGGCCATCATCTACCAGAGCGTTATGACAATGCTATTTTTTATGGGATGCCACAATACCATGGTGTTCAACATCATCATCAGCATCATGTGCCAAATCTTGACTTaggtgctgctgctgctgctgcatcCAACTTCTATGTTCCTTACATGACCCCATCTGCTGGTATTCCTTTAAGTCACCAGTCTTGTGATCATTTACCATCTTCCACCAATTATGGAGTCATTGGAGTTTCAGCTGATGAGTATGGAACAAACAATAACTTCATGGATAGTGCCAGAGGTTCATACAAGAGAAAGAATGCTGAAGGCAACTCTGGGAATTTCCAGTATTTCAATGCCTCAGCAAGCTCCAGTTCTTCATTTACCCCCTTAAATACAAGACATCCTGATGGGTTTCTTCTTATGGATGCTGCATCTTTTGCCCCACCTCAGTACAGAGGGAACAGTGCTCCATCAATCAGGGAGCTGGGATCTCATAGAAGTGTGAGGAACAGATTAGGTGCTACTGGGCTCGATCCTGTTCTGGCTCACAACCAAAATCACTTTATTCAAGGAAACTATATGAGTCAGCCCTTTCAGCCATCTGGTTCTCTATGGTTGGATCAACAGCTAAGCAATAATTCCAGTGACACAGGAGCCTCAGCATGGACCCAGAACCCAGCTATTACTTACATGCATG GGAACAATGTCAGTGGGGTTGAGACCGGAAGCATGGGTCCACAGCATTATCATGACCTGTCTGGCAATAGAACTAACTCGAGTTTCTTGCATCCCTCTCCTGCCAACCTCCGGCACCACAATTTTCATCACCTTTCACCTCCTGTTCAAGGAATGAGAGGCCACAATCTTAATGTTCTTCCTCAGGTACCAGCTGCTTCATTTAGAGGTCCTACAAGCTATGCTTCACAGAGCAATGTCAATCCGTCTCAGGATGGTATGGATATAGGAGTTAGGCATCCAGGATCTGTCCAGCCAACAAGCCTTAGGATATACAGACCTCACCGTGAGGGAGTTTTATCAGATACAGCTATAAGACACCGCAATGTTCCTCATCTTAGAGTCTTACCAACTGAT GGGGTAGCTGTACTAGAGTTCCCTGACTATTATGAGGTAGAGAATTATGTTGACCATCACAGTGATATGCGCTTGGATATAGAGGATATGTCTTATGAG GAGCTTCTTGCACTTGGGGAGAGGATTGGCAATGTGAACACTGGATTATCAGAGGAAACCATCAGAAGTAAATTGAAGACACGGAAATGTTTATCATCACCGATGTCAATCAATCTGGAAGAGGCAGCTTGTGCGGATCAAGAATCTGATGCTTGCATTATATGCCAG GATGAT